The following proteins are co-located in the candidate division KSB1 bacterium genome:
- a CDS encoding nucleotidyltransferase domain-containing protein translates to MPKIPKNPEQIFSELVHDYQSLFGDQLIAIILYGSAARGEYVYKRSDINFLIVLSESGIRNLRRALPLVARWKKRNVSTPLILTQEYIHSALDAFPIEFLTIKLHHHLVYGIDILASIEINLEHLRLQCERELRGKLLYLREGFLNSNGRPTLIKQLISQSLPAFASIFTGLLYLKNIDVPSSRRDLFSRVVENFDLDAKLFEHLIEQNYRKFGRFELCDLMDAYIIQIAKLINVVDQL, encoded by the coding sequence ATGCCTAAAATCCCAAAGAATCCAGAACAAATCTTTTCAGAATTAGTGCACGATTATCAATCTCTTTTTGGTGATCAATTGATAGCTATCATTTTGTATGGCAGCGCAGCACGAGGGGAATATGTTTATAAGAGATCCGATATCAATTTTCTCATTGTGCTTAGCGAATCGGGAATTCGAAACCTTCGACGTGCTTTGCCGCTGGTCGCACGATGGAAAAAGCGAAATGTAAGCACGCCGCTAATTTTGACCCAAGAATATATTCATTCTGCGCTGGATGCCTTCCCGATCGAATTTTTGACAATAAAGTTACATCATCATTTAGTGTATGGCATAGATATTTTAGCATCGATTGAAATCAACTTGGAGCATTTGCGATTGCAATGCGAACGAGAGCTGCGCGGCAAACTGCTCTATTTGCGAGAAGGCTTTCTAAATAGCAATGGTCGGCCGACGCTGATCAAGCAATTGATTAGCCAATCGTTACCAGCATTTGCATCGATTTTTACAGGGCTTCTTTATCTAAAAAATATTGACGTGCCGAGCTCGAGGCGCGACCTTTTTAGCAGAGTTGTAGAAAATTTCGATCTCGACGCGAAACTATTTGAACATCTCATAGAGCAAAACTATCGGAAATTTGGGCGATTTGAATTATGTGATTTAATGGATGCCTACATCATTCAAATAGCTAAACTAATTAATGTGGTAGATCAATTATAA
- a CDS encoding TPM domain-containing protein, translating to MKNIKISLYGFVWILLGIVSLFAQNLPERPVRAQAVNDFAQVIPASFKNQIEAICNEVWEKTSTAIVIVTIESLGGENLEEYANRLYESWGIGKRGEDNGVLILNAIQDRKVRIETGYGVEDILPDGKVGQIIDDYMIPHLRKGNYGQAYLNAVIIIAQTIAAKAGVELTGEISSLRPGDEGDAAPGQWVGGLFPILFIIFLLIITRGRILPWLIIGSMSGGRGGRDSWGGFGGHGGGFGGGFGGFGGGMSGGGGASRSY from the coding sequence ATGAAAAATATCAAAATAAGTTTGTATGGATTCGTTTGGATCCTATTGGGCATCGTTAGCTTGTTCGCTCAAAATCTTCCAGAGCGACCAGTGCGCGCCCAGGCCGTAAATGATTTTGCTCAGGTAATTCCCGCCTCATTTAAGAATCAAATCGAAGCAATTTGTAATGAGGTCTGGGAAAAAACTAGCACTGCCATAGTAATTGTCACCATAGAATCGCTGGGAGGTGAAAATTTAGAGGAATATGCGAATCGGCTGTATGAATCTTGGGGAATTGGCAAGCGCGGCGAGGACAATGGAGTACTTATTTTGAATGCCATTCAGGATCGTAAGGTGCGGATTGAAACTGGTTATGGCGTAGAAGACATTTTGCCCGATGGGAAGGTCGGTCAGATTATCGATGATTATATGATCCCTCACTTACGGAAGGGCAATTATGGCCAAGCATACTTGAATGCTGTCATCATTATTGCCCAGACCATCGCAGCAAAGGCTGGCGTTGAGCTAACAGGCGAGATAAGCTCGCTGCGTCCCGGGGATGAAGGGGATGCGGCACCAGGACAATGGGTAGGGGGACTTTTTCCCATTCTGTTTATTATTTTTCTCCTCATCATCACCCGAGGTAGAATCTTGCCTTGGTTAATTATTGGGTCGATGTCTGGAGGTAGAGGTGGTCGAGATAGTTGGGGAGGCTTTGGCGGGCATGGAGGTGGCTTCGGTGGAGGATTCGGTGGTTTCGGTGGCGGTATGAGCGGCGGCGGTGGCGCAAGCCGAAGCTATTAG
- a CDS encoding PleD family two-component system response regulator, which yields MMNKKPEQSKILVVDDIPLNRKLQKTYLESVGYQVILANDGIEALQRIDEERPDLILLDVMMPKMNGFQVCRRLKSLESTRFIPIIMVTALNEVDDKVRGIEAGADDFISKPFNKLELLARVKSLLRIKYLHDELELKIKELEIAQSKLIQLAITDGLTGLYNYRYFKEQLTQEITRAKRHNSHVSISMIDIDYFKNYNDTHGHPAGDQVLKTIADLLRNNIRKIDIAARYGGEEFALILVETDKQAAGVVANKIKNLIEHQKFHYEETQPNGKLTISMGVATFPEDAMTPEELVKIADQRLYLAKKAGRNRVVLG from the coding sequence ATGATGAACAAAAAACCAGAGCAGTCCAAAATATTAGTGGTCGACGATATTCCGTTGAATCGAAAATTACAAAAGACCTATTTAGAGTCAGTTGGTTATCAGGTGATCTTGGCGAACGATGGAATTGAGGCATTGCAGCGCATTGATGAAGAGCGGCCTGATTTGATTTTGCTGGACGTAATGATGCCCAAAATGAATGGCTTTCAAGTGTGCCGACGATTAAAGAGCCTCGAAAGCACCCGATTTATTCCGATCATCATGGTGACCGCACTGAATGAGGTTGATGATAAAGTCAGAGGCATTGAGGCAGGAGCGGATGATTTCATCAGTAAACCGTTCAACAAATTGGAGCTATTGGCTCGGGTCAAATCTTTGCTTCGCATAAAATATTTGCATGATGAATTGGAGCTAAAAATCAAAGAACTGGAGATCGCTCAGAGTAAATTAATCCAATTGGCCATCACGGACGGTTTGACTGGATTATACAACTATAGATATTTTAAAGAACAATTGACGCAGGAAATCACCCGGGCGAAGCGTCATAATTCCCATGTATCGATTTCGATGATCGATATTGATTATTTTAAAAACTATAACGATACGCATGGGCATCCGGCGGGCGATCAAGTATTGAAGACGATTGCAGATTTGCTTCGAAATAATATTCGCAAAATTGATATTGCAGCTCGATACGGGGGGGAAGAATTTGCCCTCATCTTGGTAGAGACCGATAAACAAGCAGCCGGCGTAGTGGCCAATAAGATCAAGAACCTCATCGAGCATCAGAAGTTCCACTATGAAGAAACTCAACCTAATGGCAAGCTTACCATCAGCATGGGGGTTGCGACGTTCCCAGAAGACGCGATGACCCCAGAAGAATTGGTCAAAATTGCGGACCAGC
- the gcvPB gene encoding aminomethyl-transferring glycine dehydrogenase subunit GcvPB, translated as MAKLLFELSVENRKGFSLGSATVPERKLAAMIPPKFLRQQPARLPQLSENEVVRHFIALSTMNYHIDKGFYPLGSCTMKYNPKINEQVASSSCLKDLHPMQHERLTQGALALMDELSQFLCEIAGMKAVTLQPAAGAHGELTGLMLIRAYHENLGDPRENILIPDSAHGTNPASVTISGYQAVKIKSNERGLVDLEDLKRHLNDKTAALMLTNPNTLGLFETQLAKINELLHEVGALLYMDGANLNALLGIVRPGDVGVDVLHFNLHKTFSTPHGGGGPGAGPVGVSEKLVDFLPVPRIVKNGSEYHLKDDFPKSIGRIHSFYGNFAVMVRAYTYIRMLGAAGLKRVSQNAIINANYLMKLLSDHFELPYPGPAMHEFVLSGSRQKDKGVSTADMAKRLLDFGFHAPTIYFPLIVREAIMIEPTETESKETLDQFAECMIQIAREAETNPDLVRNAPHTTPVARLDEARAVKQPDLRYQPH; from the coding sequence ATGGCAAAATTGTTATTCGAACTGAGCGTAGAAAATAGGAAAGGCTTTTCATTAGGCTCGGCTACTGTTCCGGAACGAAAGTTAGCAGCGATGATCCCACCAAAGTTTTTGCGTCAGCAACCTGCGCGCCTACCCCAGTTGAGCGAAAACGAAGTCGTGCGACATTTCATTGCTCTCTCCACAATGAACTATCATATCGACAAAGGTTTTTATCCCCTTGGATCCTGCACAATGAAATACAATCCGAAAATCAATGAGCAGGTGGCGAGTAGTTCCTGCCTCAAGGATCTGCATCCGATGCAACATGAGAGGCTCACACAAGGCGCGCTGGCGCTGATGGATGAATTATCACAATTTCTGTGTGAGATCGCTGGCATGAAAGCAGTAACGTTACAACCAGCCGCAGGTGCCCATGGAGAGTTAACTGGTTTGATGTTGATTCGGGCGTATCATGAAAATCTAGGAGATCCCCGAGAAAATATTTTAATCCCAGATTCCGCTCATGGAACGAATCCTGCCAGTGTGACGATATCTGGATATCAGGCTGTAAAAATCAAATCGAACGAGCGCGGGCTGGTCGATTTAGAAGACCTGAAGCGTCATCTCAATGACAAGACTGCTGCATTAATGCTCACCAATCCAAATACGTTGGGCCTTTTTGAAACGCAACTTGCAAAGATTAACGAATTATTGCATGAAGTTGGTGCACTGCTGTATATGGATGGTGCCAATTTGAATGCGCTTTTAGGCATTGTTCGGCCTGGTGATGTGGGCGTTGATGTGCTTCACTTTAATTTGCACAAGACATTTTCAACTCCACATGGAGGGGGTGGTCCAGGAGCTGGCCCCGTTGGCGTCTCTGAAAAATTGGTCGATTTTCTGCCAGTCCCGCGGATTGTCAAAAATGGGAGTGAATATCACTTAAAGGATGACTTTCCTAAATCTATTGGCAGGATCCATTCCTTCTATGGCAATTTCGCTGTGATGGTTCGGGCATACACCTATATCAGGATGCTGGGTGCTGCGGGATTGAAACGCGTCAGTCAAAACGCCATTATCAATGCGAATTATTTAATGAAATTATTATCTGATCATTTTGAATTGCCCTATCCTGGACCAGCGATGCACGAGTTCGTGCTTTCAGGTTCGCGGCAAAAAGATAAGGGCGTTTCCACTGCCGATATGGCGAAACGGCTTTTGGATTTTGGTTTTCATGCGCCGACCATCTATTTTCCATTGATCGTGCGAGAGGCGATTATGATTGAGCCAACAGAAACAGAATCGAAGGAAACACTAGACCAATTTGCTGAGTGCATGATCCAGATCGCACGTGAAGCAGAAACCAATCCCGATCTTGTCCGGAACGCCCCACATACAACGCCGGTTGCGCGGCTGGATGAAGCCAGAGCCGTTAAGCAGCCAGACCTTCGTTATCAACCGCATTAA
- a CDS encoding LemA family protein: MEGQRRFGFFGMAGIGCLVIIVLLALFILLPGFFSYNKLVNLDESVNGAWSEVENLYQRRMDLIPNLVETVKGYAKFERETLEAVIQARANATRPNISTSELVNNPALQQQFIQAQENLGQALGRLLVVIERYPELKANQNFIRLQDELAGTENRISVARRRYNESVLEYNRAIRRFPVFIVAGLMGFEKRAYFETAPEARQAPKVDFNN; encoded by the coding sequence ATGGAAGGACAGAGAAGATTCGGTTTTTTTGGAATGGCTGGCATCGGTTGTCTGGTCATCATAGTTTTATTGGCTTTATTTATTCTTTTGCCAGGGTTTTTCTCTTATAACAAGTTAGTAAATCTGGATGAGAGTGTGAATGGTGCCTGGTCTGAAGTGGAAAATCTTTACCAGCGTCGCATGGACCTCATTCCCAATTTGGTCGAAACTGTGAAAGGATATGCCAAATTCGAGCGTGAGACGCTGGAGGCGGTAATTCAGGCGAGGGCGAATGCGACGAGGCCGAATATTAGCACGAGCGAACTGGTTAATAACCCAGCATTACAACAGCAATTTATCCAAGCTCAAGAAAATTTGGGCCAGGCCCTCGGGCGGTTGCTTGTGGTTATCGAACGATATCCTGAACTGAAGGCAAATCAAAATTTCATCCGATTGCAAGATGAACTGGCTGGCACGGAAAATCGAATTTCTGTTGCCCGGCGTCGTTATAACGAATCGGTCTTGGAATACAATCGTGCCATTCGGCGCTTCCCAGTATTCATCGTAGCTGGTCTGATGGGATTTGAAAAGCGAGCTTACTTTGAAACAGCTCCAGAGGCGAGACAAGCTCCCAAGGTAGATTTCAATAATTGA